From the genome of Pan troglodytes isolate AG18354 chromosome 16, NHGRI_mPanTro3-v2.0_pri, whole genome shotgun sequence:
aaaggcaaaacaaaaaaaaccaaaaaacaaaaaaaccccaaaaaactgtacaaatatgtatttttccctGAGGGATCAAGGTACACCCGCAAGTGCTCTATGTACATATTGCACTAGAGAGGAATGAAGAACATGTGCAAAAAAGCAACAATGAGAGAAGCTTACATACTACTTAAACCTTTTCATGAAAGATACTACTAGGTTGTTTTGCATTTTGGAATGTCGGAACACAACAACTAGCTATTCCTTAGTCTAAAACTAAAAACACACATTTCTACTATGGCacattcaatgaaataaaaagttttccaaAGACAGATAGACAAATTCCatcaagaaaataatacaaaaagtttgtttgtatttttttttttagaaaattacattactttctttctttgtttcacattacaaaatctttttttctttacacaaATCACATTTTATTGCAGGAATATTTCAAGTGCcatcaaatatttatagaagggttaaaaaaatagaagtcTCTCTAAAGTGGTCCAGACAAGGCTTTGTAtagaataaatctttttttccccatcttctaGTTTTGATTTAAGTattttgaatacattttcttttccattgacaCTTAGTAGCCTAGAAGCGGTCCGACGcacacacatcatacacatgcaaatcacacacacacacacacacacacacacacacactccttcctcaCCTGACCCTCAGCCCACCCCCATACGCTCACAGATAACTGGGTATCCACACTATAAAGAACAACCAAACTTAGAAGCAGTGTCTTAAGTCATGTTTTTCTTAAGTTAGAAAGGGTGAATTAGGATgctgaagactttttaaaaaatccatagcTTTAATACACGTTAAGATGctgaacactttaaaaaaaatccgtAGCTTTAACACAATTTGCAAATGTCCAAAAAGCACTTTCATCTGTACTTTTGTTTGCATTGTGACCAAGGCCAGGTTTTTCACAATATAATAACCATTTGGACACCATTGGAACAGAAGGTATTCAGGCTTTGTACAAAAGCCTTATTTGCCTTAtgtaaaaaaattgtataaaggCATTGTAGCAGCGGGGCTGACAGTGATGTGGTTCCAATCCTTAAAAGACTATTTGGAGATTGAAGTTTAGGAAACTTTAATTATAAAAACTATTAAGGATAATTGTTCTGATATCACCCAAGTATTTTATGTCATCACATAGGTGTTTTTATAataatgaagaaaggaaaatgcaGTTTTTCACATCCTTTTCTGAGctccatattttttttaaactgaatttatTGTTTAACATCAGATCCCAACTTAGATCCAAATAGTAGTCAGTTGTTTCCTTGTTTCATGGAGCATGTCTCTGTCTACAATTCCATCCTATTATGTCAATCAGTGGACTTGGCTCTTAAGCTCCACCGCTGCTTTTCTTTCAGAAACACCTGGGAAGAAGCATCATATTACCTATCTTGGTTTACCGTAAAAGCAATGTCACCATGGCATGACTATTACTGTGGTTAGAGCATGATTGTTTTTAGGTACATGCAGAATCCCTTCTGGGAAAAGGAATTTCTTTTTAAGTTCATCATTATGTTCTCTCTCACCCTTAGAGAAATTcaattagcttttattatttcacAAATCGACACTGGAATTAGGTTTAGTTGCTCTTTAATGCGCTAGCACCTGAGGCTGGTCATATTCAGAAAGCTTTGGTTAAAAAGAAGttaatatactttaataaaaCCATCCCCAAATTTAGTGAATCTGaatgacaaaaaaacaaaccaaaaccaaaaaactaaaacacaaaactcaaacaaaaacaaaacaccatttcCCCCCAGAggagaaacaatagaaaaaaaatggatgaataaataactGAACTAAGCTTGGTACTCTTTTCAGAGTATAAATACTATTGATCTTTAAAGGAACTATGCTTACTTAAATTAAAGATTTGATTTAACCCTTCTTGCCCCAATATAAATACTATATGCTGACAGTTAGCATCTCTctataaacacataaaattttaCATGCCTGTAAGAAATTTAAAGGAATATTACTCTTCTATTTATGGTTAAACTCTTACTatgtttttggaaaaaaagttGGATGTTATTTAGGCTTCATACacacatctgtgtgaataatacCTTCCCCTTTTCCAAGTCCCTCAAGAAACAAGTCAGAAAAGTCAGTGGAGTTAGAAACAGAGTGAAGTGCTCTGGGAAGCCCATGCTGGTAACCTAGCATGACGTGAAGAGCTGCAATTCCTGTAGAAGATTCCGCAGGGACCCCAATGGCAGAGGAGACTATTTCTCAGACATAAAGGGCTGCATGGAAACTCCTACCTTAACACCCATCGGAGATGTTCCCTTTTCTGTACAAAATGGTCTTTGACCAGTAGTTTGAATCCCACCCCTAGTGCGACTAAAATCATCGTCTAAATGCCTACATTCCCAAAAGgtcacttgtttttaaaatatgcacatcTGTTTATCAGACtattcctttccccttcccccactagggattattaaaaaaaaaaccatgaaattaaacaaaaacaactcaGTATTTCTCACCTGAACACACAAGCCAAATAatcttctaaatatttaataaaataaattacagtcCACAGTTTCCTAGTGAAGATAAATACAAGAGTAAATGTTTGCAGCTAGCATCAACTTCACTTTAAAGGcttaaagtatttaatatttaaataagagaaaCTGGTTCAACATTGTATGCTTCCCTCACCCTCCTATCCATCGTTTTTCAAATATGGAGAGCAACATTCTTGAATTATAGCATCTATTGACAACAAATCTAGAATTAGTTCACTCTGAGATAAACTCATAGGGTTCCTAGATTATACCAAGAACATAAACATTCACAAAGTAAATGCTTCATGTCCTCACATGGGGAGTGTGCATTTGCTCAGGATATAATCTTTGGGTCCTTCTTATAATAAAAGCTAGATTCCAATAAATATTCTGGTTATTGATTTGTTCTCAAAGCATAAGAATTCCAAGTTGAGACCGAGTCCATATTTAACTACTGAATTGTGTAAAATGAGATTCTCCTCCCCCTCGCCTCCATGAGGtggcattttaaaaagctttaaaaaaaaaaaatgagcatgaTGGTATATGTCCACCATGCCAATCAATCATTCAACTTTGTATGAAGCATAAACACATCTATCATTAAACTTACCAAAAAGCAAAGTATAATTTAGGGAGAGTTCCATTTCTAATTccaaattcacatgttaaaaaaaaaaaatccaacgtGGTGATTTCTAGATATGACCAGCCAGTCTCTTAAAAGTAATTTTGTAAACAGCAGCATAAATACCTCCCAACGTACCTTCCAAGCCTTCTCAGTTAAACTTGTGTTTCTGGTGCACATGCGACACGACAGTGAACACGCTAgcatttaatttaaagaaaaaggtgCAAAATGAAAGTGCCTTatcaattcaacaggaaaagCTACACCAGTAACTACATTTTATATTacttaaaacaatatataaacaatatcTCTTTTAGCTATATATAGTCTTCATGCCCATTTACCCTGTAATATATTATAATGCTATTGTTGCTACTGCTATGGACCCTTTTCATGCCATCCTGCGGACTGGCAATAAtcggtgaaaaaataaaaacttccttCATGAAACAAAGAGCTAGTTGTGCAAAGTAATGCCGCAACCTCCGCTATGCACACCAGTCACCGATTATTGCTGGACTCTCTGTTGTTACTGACAGATTGGTGACTCTGTAGAAAGTCTGTGGGCAGTGAGCtacaagaaaaggaaatcctCCGACTTTAGTACCCTCCTTCTGTTGTAAACAGAGGTCAATGATCAAGAAGTCAAGACAGAAAAAGGGTCCATATCTGTAGGCATAATGGAAATCATATGCATGAGAAAAACAAGTtcaacttttatttgttttcattgtttcccCTCCTTTGCCTGACCCCGATCACCAAAAGATGTGCAGTGTGTGGCGCTCCAGGTCTGTGCAGGGCCATATAAAGTGtctcggttaatttttttgtttgtttttcatgtttgtactTCAGACATTCTAGAAGTGCTTAGGTGATAACATTTACCCATCAATTTGCATTGCTGGCTCAAATTCTGAAGTGAACAACTCCTTGTATAATGGAGGAAAATGAAGTCGCACAATGTCTGGGTATATTGCTTTAAATGCCATTAGCTTTTCTGTATGTCGTCCACATAAGGCTCTTAATGTAGACACCTTGCATATTAACTGTAAGTGAAAGAAAGGACACACCGTCAGGCAAGAACAGGCATAAGCATCAAAGATCAGGGAACCTGAATGATCTTTATGACATTGTTTATAATGGTGAAACACACTTAAAGCAACTTAAACATCCAGTAGCAGAGGattggtaaaaataaatgatggctgggcacggtggctcatgcctgtaattctagcactttgggaggccgaggcggttggattgcctgagctcaggagttccagaccagcctgggaaacacggtgaaaccctgtctctacctaaaaaaaaaaattagctaggcatggcagcgtgcgcctgtaatcccagctactcgggaggctgaggcaggagaattgctagaacctgggaggtggaagtttcagtgagccgtgatcacgccactgcactccagcttgggtgacagagcaagactctgtctcttaaaataaataaataaataaataaataaatgatgatatAGTCATGTCATAGAATGCCaagtatacattaaatatgattTTCAAGGTGAATAATTCAATAACTAGAAAAGATGTTCATAAGCAAAAGTTGGCACAGCTTGTCAGCAGCAGACTCATACAGAACCCAAGGCTCTTGACTTCTAGTCCAAGATGCCTTCTGCTCTACTTCCTGGAATCCTGCCTTCTACCACTGTGCAAAAAGATGTCTAGTGATAGAGAAGCGGGTGAGGGTCAGTGGTGGGTGGGTAGTGAAGGCACTGCAACTGGAGGTGATGGCATCCTCTACACATTTTATCCAGAACTGGCACTAGTCAACTCCGATAACTACACGTTTCTTTTCGATAAGGAGTTTTGCCTGTAATAAAGCACTGCTGGGTCTGAGCAAAATAATAGAGTCAGAAGGCCTGGATGGAGGTCCTAGCATTGACCATTTACCAGCTGAGGGTAATGACACAATTTGCAAAATTACTTTTAGATTCCAAAGCACCTCACAAAGGCAAACTGCTTATTATTTTAACCCAGAATAACCTTCTCTAGGAAATGTTTTCACCAGATCTTGTCCACATGTTAAGTGCTGTTTATAATCAGAGATCCTAATGGTACTCTTGCATTTGGGCAAAGAGATGGAGAGTGAAGCTCCTGACAGGGCTCCTCCCTTCTACTTCCCATTCCTGCCCCGTTTGCTCATTTAACAGGtgcaaaaccaaaaagcaaaacagcAATTAACCCCCAGTTACCCCTTTCTGACCTAACAGGTGCGAAATCAAAAGCAAAACCAGCAGTTAACCCCCAGTTACCCCTTTCTGGTCTAACATAgctataaaggagaaaaaaaaaacaagcaaacaaataaacaagaaaacaaaaccaaaaacttctCACATCATCTCacacaataaaatacataaaataagaaagaacagGGCTGATTGTTCTAAGACCAAATACATACTACTAGCAATGGTACTGAAGGATattagcacatttaaaaaattgacattataatcatttttattgtgaaagATAATGATTGGTAAAAATGAAACCTTATGCTTTGAATACAGAGTAGTGATGGGAAATTGACAAAAATGCAAAAGTCATTTACTGTTGATGACTAATAAATTTAATGGAAGTAGAACTAATATTAGTATATATGGTCATCCTGATTAAGTCTTTTAGTCCTTTATAACTTCTTCCTAAATTCAAAgattataggctgggcacagtggctcactcctataatctcagctctatgggaggtggaggagggaggattgcttgaagccaggagttcgagaccagcctgggcaacatagcaagatacccatctctacaaaaaataataaataaattagccaagtgtggtagcacatatacctgtagtctcagctactcaggaggctgagacgggaggatcttttgagcccagaagttcagggTTGCatagagctatgattgtgccacttcactccagcctgagaaacggagtgagaccctgtctctaaaaaataaataaattcaaagattatttttccagtttatgtCAGTGCAGAATATTAACTCTGCTTTATGCCTAACTTTGATGGAAGAGAATTTctagaatgtaattttttttcctacattgcCTTATTGTTGCAGGACACTTTGTAATCAACGATAATAAGTATAATTTAGACTGAATAATGAGCTGTGGCTCAAcagaatttttttgaaatggaaatttatttctttttagtagcCTGCTGCCTTCTGATACTTTTGGGAATTGGTCATATGACTTACATGACCATATTGGCAGCATGATTTGTGCCAGGGGATAGTCAGGCCACGCCAACTAGAAGCCTTTGGCACTCACCTTTGTTAGTATTCCATCTTCTCGGTGATTCTTCTGTAGGACGTGTTGAAGAGCTAGCTGAATTTTCTGTTgcagtttttcaatttttaccTTTTCTTGCAGCCATGAGcgatctaaacataaaaaaatgatATTCTTTAGCATTCCTCTGACATGGTGTCAGGATCCTTCTTCTCCGAATTCTTTTGATACGGATAATTATATCACAATGAATATTTAGAGACTCAGAGGCCAGTTTCACTCCTCTTTCAAAATTTCTCCTAATGGAATGAAAAGTGATCTAAGGAAGTTATAAAACAGGGTGTTAAACCTTTCCATTTTTACCAATACTTAAAGGAAGGATCCTCCCTTTCCAAAGgataaacaattaaatatgagGCCATACTCATATGAGTGCAAATGAAACCATCATAGCCCCTCGAGACGTTCTAATAATTATACTTTGGAATGAAATATTCATTATCGATCCTGCTAGCTTTTTTGAAAAATAGGAAAGTTTTCTTGTAATCCTTGTCAACTAAAATTGTCAATACAATTCCAACTGACTTAAGGGTTGTTAATTTAGGATAAAGTCTTTATGTCTAAGTCTTCCAAATAGAAGGTAGTAACTTAGCAAAAGTGATTATCCCCAAACATGCACTACTGGTTGAAAACACAGATTAAATTCAGATAATCTAGTGGATGACATCTAAATGGATTTTAACAAAAAATAGGATGTCTTAAAAATCACGTTATCCTGGAGACTGGTGTTAAGACAGGCAACCCTATTCTACCACAGCATTTCTCTTGGTATCAGGAGGTTAATTCTGGACTGGATTTTGTTCAATTctcatttctttacattttgtcTGAAAGGCATGAggttttctcaaaagaatatatgtTTGTGTTGGATGGGTGGAAAAGAGAGGGTGTTATTTGAAGACTTAAAATCCAATTTAATAAGGCTGGAGACCTCTCTTAGTAGCTCCCAAATATTTTATAGCTATTAAACGCATGGGCCTTGTAAAAATTCTTTATCTTAGACAATTctaaaaccatttttatttttatttggttgtCTTACCTGCTGACATCAGTACAAATGCAGAAAATAATGCAATTTCATCTTCAGTCAGGTGCATAGAACATAAACTCTTTCCAAATTCAAACACAAAGCTAATAAAGTCTTCACAACCtgccaaaatgaaaacaaagacagtttAGAATTTTGATTATTGTCTTAGGAGAAAAACCTAGGTCTTAGGTTTTCCTAAGGTTCTCCTAAGTCCAATAGAAGGTCTTAGGAGAAAAACATGGGGAAGGTGAAGAGAGATCAAGTGGTTGAAGATCAGAAGGAATAGTAGTAACATTTCTACAGTATAATAgtttaaaatcttaaaagaaaaatctgtttagCCATCACCACCACTTCCATCACATCACCGTTGCCACTGTCATCCTCATTGAAAATAATGAGACTGAACTTTTGTTGTGTGATTACTGTGGCAAGTACTGCTCTAAGATATTTCTTTGggtttcttcttattttaaaacagcTCTATGAAGGAGGGAttattattatcccaattttagaggtaaggaaactgagacttggagagGAAAGTAATGCACCTGTGGTCACACAAGTAGAAAGTACAGCCTAAGAAGAAGCAAAGCTAGGCTGACTGATTTCAGAGCCTACACTTTTAACCTATAGAGTCTAATAGCCATATTCTAACTGATATGTTAAATTaactcatttttgttttcaactCTATTTCATCTGAAACATccttaaaaatgttaacaaatgaCACATTCTGGTGGTAAAACTATTATAACTATTTACCAGCCTGAAAACACAGAATGTGAAAGTCCCCTAGAATAATAATCCGTTTTCCAAAAGACTGGTTAAGTTTGGTGTCTATTCCTTCAGATttgcatattttacatataaatgtatatatttaaatgacaaTGTGCTACATGACAGTTCATTATATATATCATCTgtcatataactttaaaaaaaatcactcattttAGATACTTATCCATTCTTCTTAATAactatgttcattttatttaaattatagaaatccaaaatttattattaattattctgagacagagtctcaatctgtcacccaggctggggtgcagtggcatgatctcagctcacttaaacctccacctcccggtttcaagtgattctcctgcctcagcttcctgagtagctgagactacaggcatgtgccaccatgcccagctaatttttgtatttttagtagagatggggctttgccatgttggccagactggtctcaaaactcctgacctcaggtgatccgcctgccttggcctcccaaagtgctgggattacaggcatgagtcaccgcgcctggcccaaaattatttattatacaaaattatttattataaattatatatcatgGTTTCACTTaactgtaacttttttatttctttgatatcTGCATTTCAGTCTCATTAATGGTTACTGTTTGAGGGGGATGGAAGGGCAAAGCTTTTGCCCTTtgcttaattttatgtatcaactcaCATCCTAAAGGTCATCTGAATAATATATCACCAGCAAATCTGGTTTCTTAAAATCTGGAAGGGAACTGGAAGGACACGTCATATAAATCCCTTTGATTACCAACTAGATAAAATGCAACTCTACATCTTTACATGTAATGTAGACAAAAAACTTTTGAGCTATATGACTTTTCTACAGTGACTAACTAGAAAGTAAAATAGGTATAAAACcccttaatttttgtttctaaataaacAGTTTTCATTTTGTCCAAGCAGAGCTTTCACTCAACCCGCATCTTTTCCTATAGCCCCGATTTGAAGAAAAGGCACCTTGATATCCTCTTACCTAAGGATTTGAAGACGTCGGGGCTGGCATACTTCCCATCAAAGTACACGGTGTTGTTCTGAGAGTCAAAGGCACGGCACATTCTGATAAACACCACCTCTAGAGAACCTAAGCAGAGGCAGAAATGGTTGGGGTCATTTGGGTCATCTGATGTTAGTGAGTTTGTTTCTAAGGTGCTCATGTAGAGACTCCTTCTGAAACAGCATGGTGGGTGTCGTGTGCAGTTTAGCTAGCGGGTTCTCAGTCACATCAGCTGTCTATCCAAAAGGGCAGAGTTTTCTATGTAATTAAAAGACTGTTGTGCTGAAGCTAAGCCCTGTTTAACTGAAGTGAGGGTTGATTTATAAATTACTTCCTTAGCACTCTTCTGCCTCGCAATGCAGAGTCTCAGAGTTGCTAGGAAAGCATTTATTCATATGTACTAAAACCAAGAATCAAAAACAAGTATATCTTTCTGAGTTCTACTTCCTTCTTCCTAACATCATAAACTCGGAGGACTTGGAGGGTAGAAACAAAACACACGTGATGGGAAAATTTGGGAATGTAGGTGACCTTCAAATTAATCTTTTCACCCAGAAGAGAAGTGGGGGGAATGTTTCCTGAATATATCTTAAAACCTTTGAAAAGAACTCCATTTCTGCTAAGAAAAACCTGAGCTATTATCATTGGAGAAAAACTGTTCCCGACACCTTCCTTACCAAGCATTTCTTTAATAAGCGGGTGAAAGCAGGTTAGGAAGAGATCTCAAAATTCACTTGCAAAGCACATACCTGCTTTTAGAAGCACAATTTGATCATTTTGACACAATTCCATAAATCCATCAATGCGTTTGGCAAACTCCACCACATACTGTATAGCTTCTGTAATTTTGATGGCACACAATTGCCACATCACCTCCCGCTGCTGTTAAAGAGGGAAACACATTAACATCCTCCAGGAAGATGTTAGGTTTTGTAGCAGAAGCTGCAGAGTTATGAAAGCAAAGCATGCCACTGCTTTAGCCCTGGGCCACGAAGAGTGGCAAAGTgggatcttattttattttattttatttttgagatggagtctcgctctgtcacccaggctggagtgcagtggaacgatctcagctcactgcaacctctgcctcctgggttcaagtgattgtcctgcctcagcctcctgagtagctgggattagaggcacctgccaccacacccagctaatttctgtatttttaatagagacagagtttcaccatgttggccaggctggtcttgaactctggacctcaagtgttgtctgcctgggcctcccaaagtgctgggattacagggatgagccaccatgcccggtctggATCTTcttttaagtaattattttgcCTTGGGAAATTTAACACCACTTTACtttgggggaagggagaaaaggaggaatcAGCTGAATTTATTGTGTACCTACTGTGAGCTAGGTGCTTTATGACATCCTTGTTTTAATTCACTTTcataagaatatttttttctggctgggcatggtggttcacgcctgtaaacccagcactttgggaggccgaggcagggagatcacttgaggtcaggagttcaagaccagcctggctaacatggtgaaaccctgttcctaccaaaaatacaaaaattagccaggcgtggtggtacacaccggtagtcccagctactcgggaagctgaggcagaagaattacttgaacccgggaggcggaggttgcagtgagccgagattgcgccagtgcaactgtcagcttggcgacagagtgagactgtctcaaaacaaaacaaaacaaaaaactggtggATAtgggagccaggattcaaatccaagcaTCTCTGACTCTAAAATCCTATTTCATATACTTTGTTGCTTCTTACTGTTTTCTTGCTTCTCCTTTGTAGCTTTGGCTGCTGGCATTACCTGCTACCTCAAAGGCAAACAAAGCAATGTGTTGCTATTCCCCAACATGTCCTGTTAAATTCCTTTTATATTCGCACTCTCCATTTCAGTTACAGAATGATCTGGATCTTTTTCGTTGCTAACTTGTTTCCCCAATCTTAGTTTCAGACTGTTCCCACCGATATGATGGGGTGGAAGAAACACTGAATTAGGAGCCAGGAGTCAAGGTCTGGTCTTGATGTTTCACTCTCCAGACATGCCAACGGATGTTAGTTTTCCTCAAATGTAAGATGGATTCACCTAGATAATCTTGTTGATCTGGGTGTTTTATAGAAAAAGGCAAGTAGGGTACTATTTGTCAGCCTCATATTGCTAGGTTCAGACTGGAGTTATGATCACagcttctaaattttttttgtatatactcCCTAATACAACTTCCAGAAACATGAGGCTTCCTTGTCAACTTCCAGAAACATTAGGCTGAGATTATTTTACATGAACTTCCAGACCTTAAAATCTTGATTGTGATATTGAGACAATTCTCAATTCATTTAGACTTTTGGAAGCTGCTTAATCTATTCTCCTGTTGACAAATGGAAGGAGGTATGTGTATACCTAGAAAGCACAATAGAAATTATTTGCTATTGCTGAAATTTTGCATCTCAGTTAAATGGCAAAGCTTCAAGTACATTAGTAGCTTcagaaaaaagatatttaaacagAAACCTGATGACATTCATTCTTTAGTCTGTGTGAACTCTTGACCAACTTTCCTATACCAACACCCTTCCCAATATTGCCCCAATCCTAGGAGGAAAAATTCCTCAGATCATACCTTGTTTTGATAGTTCTCAATTTCTTCCTGTAAAAAGGTCTGCCACGTTATCTGCTGGAGCTCTTCTCTCAAGTATTGGCAGGTTTCCAGATGCGATTTAGATATATTCTGTGCAAGGTGTTCTAAGGAGAAAACGGGAGATCACAAACATGAAAAGCGAAGTTCTTTGAATAATTGGtgatttaatatttgctttaagaAATAACAAGTAGAAAACAATGTGCTGTGCGAGTTTTGACTGTCTTTACACATTTAAACAAGTAATTTGGAACTGTTTTGTATTTGGGAACGTGAAGGAGGACAGGGACTTTGCAAAGCCAGCATTTGAAGATAAGACCTGGTGACTTCAAAGACCCTCGTGACTTTGCCCTTGTTCTGTGCCTTTATACCAATGTCTAGGAATGAAAAAATATTGACCTAGATAGACATAGGAAATGATTGACGTGGTGCTTCTTCTTGGCATTTTTATGAAGACACATCTGCCATATAACATTGACCTGGGAAGGATTATTCTTATTCttgaaaaactagaaaatgatATTCTTTTATGGTGACAACTaggtatttcttttgtttttcctgcaaATTGCAGAACAAGCATTACTGAGGGCCTACCATGTGGCTATGCATAGTGTAGTTGTGAAGCCACATACTCTGGAGCTAGACCATTTGAGTCTGTATCTCAGCTCtgctgcttactagctgtgtgatctcgggtatgttatttaacctctttgtgcttggtttcctcatttgtaaaatgagggaaaTGGTACCTATTTCACAGGGCTGCCATGAGAATTAAAAGAGTTGAGCCCTTAGAATGGGGAGGATTACTTAGAATGTGCTACagaatattagttattattatacttgaGCATAAGGAGTTTGAAGATATGAAAGACCTAGAGGCCAAAGTTGTTTTCTCTAGGAGCTTGTAATCTGGTGAACACGTATGAACACACTGGAAGGACAATTCAAGTCTAGATAATAAGGTATAAAGTTGAATTACagaagaagagaatgaaaaaagtAATTGAAGCTGTCAGAAAAGGAAgagattggctgggcgtggtggctcacgcctgtaatcccagcactttgggaggctgagctgggcagaccacttgaggtcaggagttcaagaccagcctggccaacatggtgaaaccctgtctctattaaaaatacaaaaaaaactggcGTGGTGTTGgctgtctgtgatcccagctacttgagaggctgaggcaggtggatcacctgaggtcaagagttcaagaccagcctggccaacatcatgaaacc
Proteins encoded in this window:
- the RORA gene encoding nuclear receptor ROR-alpha isoform X6, with the translated sequence MMYFVIAAMKAQIEIIPCKICGDKSSGIHYGVITCEGCKGFFRRSQQSNATYSCPRQKNCLIDRTSRNRCQHCRLQKCLAVGMSRDAVKFGRMSKKQRDSLYAEVQKHRMQQQQRDHQQQPGEAEPLTPTYNISANGLTELHDDLSNYIDGHTPEGSKADSAVSSFYLDIQPSPDQSGLDINGIKPEPICDYTPASGFFPYCSFTNGETSPTVSMAELEHLAQNISKSHLETCQYLREELQQITWQTFLQEEIENYQNKQREVMWQLCAIKITEAIQYVVEFAKRIDGFMELCQNDQIVLLKAGSLEVVFIRMCRAFDSQNNTVYFDGKYASPDVFKSLGCEDFISFVFEFGKSLCSMHLTEDEIALFSAFVLMSADRSWLQEKVKIEKLQQKIQLALQHVLQKNHREDGILTKLICKVSTLRALCGRHTEKLMAFKAIYPDIVRLHFPPLYKELFTSEFEPAMQIDGCF
- the RORA gene encoding nuclear receptor ROR-alpha isoform X4, yielding MMYFVIAAMKAQIEIIPCKICGDKSSGIHYGVITCEGCKGFFRRSQQSNATYSCPRQKNCLIDRTSRNRCQHCRLQKCLAVGMSRDAVKFGRMSKKQRDSLYAEVQKHRMQQQQRDHQQQPGEAEPLTPTYNISANGLTELHDDLSNYIDGHTPEGSKADSAVSSFYLDIQPSPDQSGLDINGIKPEPICDYTPASGFFPYCSFTNGETSPTVSMAELEHLAQNISKSHLETCQYLREELQQITWQTFLQEEIENYQNKQREVMWQLCAIKITEAIQYVVEFAKRIDGFMELCQNDQIVLLKAGSLEVVFIRMCRAFDSQNNTVYFDGKYASPDVFKSLGCEDFISFVFEFGKSLCSMHLTEDEIALFSAFVLMSADRSWLQEKVKIEKLQQKIQLALQHVLQKNHREDGILTKLICKVSTLRALCGRHTEKLMAFKAIYPDIVRLHFPPLYKELFTSEFEPAMQIDGKLWTVIYFIKYLEDYLACVFRCF
- the RORA gene encoding nuclear receptor ROR-alpha isoform X5, whose protein sequence is MMYFVIAAMKAQIEIIPCKICGDKSSGIHYGVITCEGCKGFFRRSQQSNATYSCPRQKNCLIDRTSRNRCQHCRLQKCLAVGMSRDAVKFGRMSKKQRDSLYAEVQKHRMQQQQRDHQQQPGEAEPLTPTYNISANGLTELHDDLSNYIDGHTPEGSKADSAVSSFYLDIQPSPDQSGLDINGIKPEPICDYTPASGFFPYCSFTNGETSPTVSMAELEHLAQNISKSHLETCQYLREELQQITWQTFLQEEIENYQNKQREVMWQLCAIKITEAIQYVVEFAKRIDGFMELCQNDQIVLLKAGSLEVVFIRMCRAFDSQNNTVYFDGKYASPDVFKSLGCEDFISFVFEFGKSLCSMHLTEDEIALFSAFVLMSADRSWLQEKVKIEKLQQKIQLALQHVLQKNHREDGILTKLICKVSTLRALCGRHTEKLMAFKAIYPDIVRLHFPPLYKELFTSEFEPAMQIDGVFTVVSHVHQKHKFN